The genomic region GAACTCCGAGAATCTCGACCAAGCGGCTTGACGCGATATAGCAGCCTCGGGGCATGTTTCACGTGAAACATGCCCCCCCTCCCCGTACAGATCACCCATCGCCGAGACAGCTACCGAATCCCGCGCCACCCCTCGGGATCCACGCCACCCGGCACGGAAGCCCCCTCCTCGTACGGCTGCCGCGTGAACACGAACGACCCGAGGTCCAGGTGACTCACCGACCCATCGGGGCGCTCTACGGCCCGCAGGGCCTCGCCCGCGTAGTAGCCGTCGAGTCCGGTCCAGGTGCCGTCCCCGTTGGCCCGGAAGCGCGACCGTCGGCCGTTGCCGGACAGCGGCCCGAGCGAGACGCCACCCTCAGCTGTGAGACGCAGCGCGAAGGCGTGCGTCCCCCAGTACCACGGCCCTGCCAACTCCAGCACGGACCGCTCGACTTCGGGCAGCGGCCGCCACGGCTCAGGAATGCGCGGCTCGGCCTCCGCAACGATACGTACGAGATCGGCGGCGACCGTCAACGTCAGCGGGCCTGAGGTGCAGTTCGCGAGCACGGCGGCGGCCAGGTCGTCCTCGACACTGATCATGAGACCGGCCAGGAAGCCGGGAAGGGATCCGCTGTGCCCCACGAGCGTCCGGCCGTCCCGGTACTGGATCTGCATGCCGAGGCCGTAGGCACTGCCGGCCGCCACCTCTTCGGCTTCGGCCGGTGCGGCGGGCGTACGCATCTCCCGTACGGACTCCGCGCTCAGCACCCGGTCGTCGCCCTTGGCCAGGAAGGCTGCGAAGCGCGCCAAGTCACCCGTGGTGGACCAGAGTTGACCTGCCGGTGCCATTCGGCCCAGGTCCTCGACGCGCTCCGGCAGCATCACGTCCGCCCAGGGATGCACGGCCCAACCGCCCGCGTGCGGTGCCCGAGGCTCCGCGCTCGTCCGGTGCAACCCCAGCGGTTCCAGCACCTCGCTCCGCAGCACCTCCTCCCACGGGGCGCCCCTCAGCTCCTCCACCATTGCGCCCAGCAACGTGTAGCCGGGGTTCGAGTAGTGGAACCGCCGTCCTACGGGATGCAGGTGCGGCTGCTCGCCCAGCACGTCGACGAGCTCGGGGCGCAGCGCTCCGGGGGTGCGCTCCCACCAAGGGGCGGGCGCTTCTGCCGCCAACCCGCCGGTGTGCGCAAGGAGTTCGGCGATCGTCGCCTCCCCCGCGCCGGTGCCCGGAAGATGCTTCTCCAGCGGATCACTCAGGTCCAGGGCACCTTCGTCGCGCAGCCGAAGGACCAGGACGGCGGTGAATGTCTTGGTGATCGAACCGATCCGGTACTGCACGTTCTCGTCCGGCCCATGACCCTCCACCGAGGTGCGGGCCCCGTGCCACACCGTCTCTCCGCCCCGGACGACCGCCGCCACCAACGACGGCGCCCGTCCTTCGGCCTGAGCGGTGGCAATTCGGTGCAGCAGGGCTCTGCGCGTGGCGGGAAGCAGTTCTTCCACAGGTGTCGTCATGGTCCAAGTCCACCTGCCCCGGCGTCCCGAGTCGAGCGCATTTGAGCCCGCCGCGAGATCTCGCGGCCCACGGATCACCGCAAGCGTTGCGCACGCAGGACGGTGTCATGGGTGTGGTGTGTGCCGGTGGGTGCGGGAGCGGTTCGTGGGCGGGTTTCGTTGATCAGGACGGTCCAGTCGCCGTCGAGGAGCGCGGCGATGTCAGCGGGCTGGTAGTAGTTACCGGGGTCGAAGCCCTGCTCCGGGCGTGGAGTCAGGTCGGCGAGGTCGTGGCTGACGAAGAGCAGGGTGCCGCCGGGCGCGACGGTGTCCAGCAGTCCGCGCAGCGCGGTGTGATCCGGCTGGAGTACGAGCGGGAAGTACTGGACGGACACCAGGTCGAACGCGTCGGCCGGCGGTGGCGTGATGTTCAGGTCGGCCCGTGTCCATGCAACGCGGCCCTCGATGTGCGCGGCTGCGGCGGCGCGTTCCAGAGCAGTCCTTGAGATGTCGACCGCGGTGACCTGCCAGCCGTGTCGGGCCAGCCAGAGGGCGTCGGCGCCTTCACCGCATCCGACGTCGAGCGCTCGTCCTGCCGGTAAGCCGGTGACTTCGGTGACGAGCACTCCGTTGGGGTCACCGCTGAAGACCTGGTCGCGGCTGCGATACATCTCGTCCCAGAACTGTGCGTCCGTTGTCTGCGCGTCCATTGTCTGTGCCTCGCGTAGTGGGTCGGAAGCCATGGTGCCGGTCGCCCATGGCCTGCCATCAACCTGTCCTCGCCCATGACGAACCGGCAAAGTTCTATGCGAGAACTGCAAAGCGTGGGCACAGTGAAGGCATGAGCGGCGAGTTCGACGCCGTGCTGGCCGCGGTCGGGCCACGGCTGCGCGAGTTGCGGCGCCGCAGCGGGGCTACCCTCACCGCCCTGTCGGAGACCACCGGTATTGCGGTCAGCACCCTGTCCCGGCTGGAGTCCGGGCATCGCAAGCCGGGCCTGGAACTGCTGCTGCCCCTGACCAGGGCCTATCAGATGCCGCTCGACGAACTCATCGGCTCCCCGGCCGGCCTCGA from Streptomyces sp. NBC_00878 harbors:
- a CDS encoding class I SAM-dependent methyltransferase, which produces MDAQTTDAQFWDEMYRSRDQVFSGDPNGVLVTEVTGLPAGRALDVGCGEGADALWLARHGWQVTAVDISRTALERAAAAAHIEGRVAWTRADLNITPPPADAFDLVSVQYFPLVLQPDHTALRGLLDTVAPGGTLLFVSHDLADLTPRPEQGFDPGNYYQPADIAALLDGDWTVLINETRPRTAPAPTGTHHTHDTVLRAQRLR
- a CDS encoding serine hydrolase produces the protein MTTPVEELLPATRRALLHRIATAQAEGRAPSLVAAVVRGGETVWHGARTSVEGHGPDENVQYRIGSITKTFTAVLVLRLRDEGALDLSDPLEKHLPGTGAGEATIAELLAHTGGLAAEAPAPWWERTPGALRPELVDVLGEQPHLHPVGRRFHYSNPGYTLLGAMVEELRGAPWEEVLRSEVLEPLGLHRTSAEPRAPHAGGWAVHPWADVMLPERVEDLGRMAPAGQLWSTTGDLARFAAFLAKGDDRVLSAESVREMRTPAAPAEAEEVAAGSAYGLGMQIQYRDGRTLVGHSGSLPGFLAGLMISVEDDLAAAVLANCTSGPLTLTVAADLVRIVAEAEPRIPEPWRPLPEVERSVLELAGPWYWGTHAFALRLTAEGGVSLGPLSGNGRRSRFRANGDGTWTGLDGYYAGEALRAVERPDGSVSHLDLGSFVFTRQPYEEGASVPGGVDPEGWRGIR